The following nucleotide sequence is from Pedobacter sp. PACM 27299.
CATTGTCAGTTTTTGCTTATTTAATTTGAAAGCTTATGCCGAATGTTGATGACCGCGTCTTGCTGTCATATGCCGAAAACGAACAGGTACTTAATCTGCTACCGATTCCGATTGCTGTATTGAAGGGCGATTTATCTATTATCAATTTTGCCAATGATGCGATGTTTGAGCTCTGGAAGCGTGACCGGTCTGTCGCAACGATTGGATTGCCATTAACCACGGCTTTTCCTGAGACCAATGATTCTTTTTTAGCGCAGATTCATCAGGTTTTTAAGACAGGGGATAGTTATAAGGATGAGGAGGTTTTACTGACCTTGAATGACAGCTCTGGCAAGTCTTATTCGATATTCATAGATTATACCTATAAGGCCATCTTTGCGGAAAATGGGGTGATCATCGGGATTCTGGTTACTGCACAGGACGTGACCCATAGGGTATCTGCCAAGCAATTGCTACAGGATACCACCCAGCGGTTGAAAGATTCAAATCACGCCCTGGCCTCCAGTAATGAGGAATGCCTGATGGCCATTGAAACTGCTAAACTGGGCACCTGGAAGTTATCAGCAGACCGCAGTGCGCTGAGTTTTTCAGAGAGAGGTGTAGAAATTTATGGTTTGGCTGAAGCGCAGGTTTCGCTGAGTTCGGCGCTTGACTTGGTTAGGGAAGATTACCGAGAGTCCGTAGACCAGAGTTTAAAGGAAGTCATGGATTCTGGGGAAATGTTTGAGCTGGAGTATCCCATAAGGTCTTTAAAATCCGATGAAGATCGTTGGATCCGTTTAACAGGAAGGGTGATGATGGATATACAAGGACATTCCACAATACTTAAAGGAACGCTGATGGACATCACGGGGCAGAAAATGGAGCTGATCCGTAAAAATGAGTTTATTGCTATGGCCAGTCATGAACTTAAAACACCGCTTACTTCACTCAATGGGCTGCTGCAACTGCTGAGCAGGAGACCTGAACTTAAAGCGGATACAAGTCTAGCAGAAATGATGGGGATGGCATTGTCTCAAATCAGGAAAATGACGAGTATGATCAATAGTTTTGTCAATATATCACGTTTGGAAGCTAGTAAGTTTGATTTGGATTTGACAGATTTTGATCTGGGGGAACTGGTGACTGAGCACTTGAATGAAGTTCGGGTTACCGCGCCGCGGCTCCAGTTTGTTCAGCAGGGGTGTAAGACGCTTAAGGTTAGGGCAGACCGGGTTAAAATTGGGGTTTTGCTGGCTAATCTGGTTGCGAATGCGGTCAAGTTTACTCCTCTTGGCAAATCCATTACAGTGAGCTGTTTTCAAAAGCCTGGTTATGTGGAAGTGAGTGTGATGGATCAGGGTTGTGGGATTGCTGAAAAAGACAGACATAAGGTATTTGAGCGCTTTAGCCAGATCGAGAATCCGCATGTCAAAAATTCGGCAGGTTTCGGTATTGGTCTGTTTTTATGTTCCGAGATCATTAGGCGTCATCATGGGGAAATCTGGCTAGAAGATAGTAAAGGTACTGGTTGTGATTTTCATTTTCGGCTGCCTGCTATCGATTAATCATGTATAGTTCATTAACAGAAAGCCTGTAACTCTCAACAAATGCTTATTTGTTGAAATTGAGTAGTCCGGGAAATCCGTATCCTCACGCATTAGGTTTAATAGAGGATGGCGCATGTGCTGACTTACCCATTGTAGGTGGGAACCCAATTTGATGATATTAAATTGATTGAAAAGCCAATTAGCTATTATAGGTCAAGTCAGTTTCTACTATTTGGTTTTGTTCATCATTTTATAGCTCGTTTATTTTTTTGCCCTGGTAATTTGTAAATCTGCTATGTTTGGGTTCGCCAACCAGTTGCTTTCCGTAAATGCTGTTGTGTCCGGAAAATAAATAGGCAACTACACAGGCTATGGCAATATATACACCACATTCACTACCAAATAATTCCATTGCCATAACCATGCAAGCCAATGGGGTATTGGTGGCGCCCGCAAAGACTGCAACAAACCCCATACCGGCCAAGAGTCCAGTGGGAAGCGGAATAAAGTAAGATAATGCATTACCTAATGCTGCGCCAATAAAAAACAAGGACGTTACTTCGCCTCCTTTAAAACCTGCTGCTAAAGTGATAACGGTGAATGCCATTTTTACGGCAAAGTCGTACGGAGGTAATTGCTGGTCAAAGGATGCAACGATTGTAGGGATCCCCACTCCAATGTACTTTGTAGTGCCAATGGCCCAAACAGCAAGTGCGATGATAATACCACCAACTAAAGGACGTAGAGGAGGAAATGTAATTTTTGATTTGAAGATGGAGTTGGTAAAATGGATTATTTTACTGAAAGAAGCGGCGCAGATACCGAATGATATTCCTGCTATAATTGCATAAATGATATGTAGCACAGAAATATCAGGAACAAGGTTGATGTGATAGTGTGTATGATGCGTATTCCAAAGTTTCGTTACCAGATCTGCAATGATTGCAGACGCAAACGCGGGAAAAATGGCGTTGTTGCCGGGCTCTATGTCCTTGCCCAGGTAATAATAGAGCAACCCTATAGCTAACCCACCAAAGGGTAGCATGGTAATGAGCCATAGATGG
It contains:
- a CDS encoding sensor histidine kinase: MPNVDDRVLLSYAENEQVLNLLPIPIAVLKGDLSIINFANDAMFELWKRDRSVATIGLPLTTAFPETNDSFLAQIHQVFKTGDSYKDEEVLLTLNDSSGKSYSIFIDYTYKAIFAENGVIIGILVTAQDVTHRVSAKQLLQDTTQRLKDSNHALASSNEECLMAIETAKLGTWKLSADRSALSFSERGVEIYGLAEAQVSLSSALDLVREDYRESVDQSLKEVMDSGEMFELEYPIRSLKSDEDRWIRLTGRVMMDIQGHSTILKGTLMDITGQKMELIRKNEFIAMASHELKTPLTSLNGLLQLLSRRPELKADTSLAEMMGMALSQIRKMTSMINSFVNISRLEASKFDLDLTDFDLGELVTEHLNEVRVTAPRLQFVQQGCKTLKVRADRVKIGVLLANLVANAVKFTPLGKSITVSCFQKPGYVEVSVMDQGCGIAEKDRHKVFERFSQIENPHVKNSAGFGIGLFLCSEIIRRHHGEIWLEDSKGTGCDFHFRLPAID
- a CDS encoding chloride channel protein codes for the protein MSTKQQKSSGTKINIQVRAFFRSYPAMPYIVRWLCLSSIIGVCIGSASAGFLQSLDWVTSYRENHLWLITMLPFGGLAIGLLYYYLGKDIEPGNNAIFPAFASAIIADLVTKLWNTHHTHYHINLVPDISVLHIIYAIIAGISFGICAASFSKIIHFTNSIFKSKITFPPLRPLVGGIIIALAVWAIGTTKYIGVGIPTIVASFDQQLPPYDFAVKMAFTVITLAAGFKGGEVTSLFFIGAALGNALSYFIPLPTGLLAGMGFVAVFAGATNTPLACMVMAMELFGSECGVYIAIACVVAYLFSGHNSIYGKQLVGEPKHSRFTNYQGKKINEL